The Drosophila nasuta strain 15112-1781.00 chromosome 2R, ASM2355853v1, whole genome shotgun sequence genome segment GTTGCATTATCGATAAATTATTGTTGTGATGGTTTAGCAGAGTTACTTAATATGCGGACATCGATGTTTTCAGAACATGCGGcgatagttttttttttgtgacattAAAAGCGacattttagaaatataaCTTGCGGTCACTCTCAACACTGAGTCCCGGTTTTGCTTGTcactgtgtttttttttcatacgGCGTGAAAATCGGCGTTAGTTTGatttaacacaaaaaattattgtaaCTAAAATTAAGGCCAATAATTATGGCGACTGAACGCTACAGCTTCTCGCTAACGACATTTAGGTAAGTGGCAAGTACTGGATGACCCTCTCTTCACTTTATTAGTATAACCTGTGTGAATGACTGGCATAaacacaactttttttttttttaattttttgttatttttagtcCTTCTGGCAAGCTTGTCCAGTTGGAGTATGCTTTGGCAGCTGTATCCGGAGGAGCTCCTTCCGTGGGCATTATGGGTAAGATTTACTTATGCTTTTGCATTGCTAGACACGACTGACGTTTCCCGGCTTTCAACAGCTTCCAATGGCGTCGTCATTGCCACCGAGAACAAATACAAGTCGCCCCTTTATGAGGAACACAGCGTGCATCGTGTGGAGATGATTAACAAGCATATCGGTATGGTTTACTCTGGCATGGGTCCCGACTACCGCTTGTTGGTGAAGAAAGCCCGTAAAATCGCGCAGTCATACTATTTGATCTATAAGGAGCCAATTCCCGTCTCACAACTGGTGCAGCGTGTTGCAACTCTTATGCAGGAATACACTCAATCGGGGTATGCAAATTACTCAtatgcttttaaattttcgccaatattgtattttttatagtgGTGTGCGTCCATTTGGCGTTTCATTGTTGATCTGCGGCTGGGACAACGATCGACCATATCTTTATCAGTCGGATCCTTCAGGAGCTTATTTCGCCTGGAAGGCCACTGCCATGGGCAAGAATGCTGTCAACGGCAAGACCTTCTTAGAAAAGCGGTAAGCATCCTATAGCGTTGTGCGTATATTATGAACTAATTCACAATTGTCATGAAATTTCAGTTATAGCGAAGATCTTGAGCTGGAAGATGCTGTGCACACTGCTATTTTGACTCTGAAAGAAGGATTTGAAGGAAAAATGACTTCGGATAACATTGAAGTCGGAATCTGCGATCAGAACGGTTTCAAACGTTTGGACCCCTCTACAATCAAGGATTACTTGGCCAACATCCCATAAATATTAGGCATTTAAGCAAACTCGAGCTAAGCTTTTC includes the following:
- the LOC132785579 gene encoding proteasome subunit alpha type-2, producing MATERYSFSLTTFSPSGKLVQLEYALAAVSGGAPSVGIMASNGVVIATENKYKSPLYEEHSVHRVEMINKHIGMVYSGMGPDYRLLVKKARKIAQSYYLIYKEPIPVSQLVQRVATLMQEYTQSGGVRPFGVSLLICGWDNDRPYLYQSDPSGAYFAWKATAMGKNAVNGKTFLEKRYSEDLELEDAVHTAILTLKEGFEGKMTSDNIEVGICDQNGFKRLDPSTIKDYLANIP